One genomic region from Cataglyphis hispanica isolate Lineage 1 chromosome 11, ULB_Chis1_1.0, whole genome shotgun sequence encodes:
- the LOC126853077 gene encoding peroxisomal biogenesis factor 3, which yields MFSSIWRFLKRHKRKFVAGSIIISSVIFLTRYTQRKLREWQDNEIRMLMEKTKKRQYYESIEKTCNQMILSLAANLRNSVIKENDTETIINQLRDGTANKIASWNQLKILAFTRSAIIIYSYTMLVTLLRIQVTLISGHMYKNAQNVNNGIIGNEVQAKYMALSSYFIYESVKNLNNLIKSKVVEVTASLSLTEQLTLRDLEHIYWALASSISADSSKDPVKNFTYYILQKNTENNDTSIYTKLIDQMLDVSESEEVQDLMQKNVRSGFVLLMDHVSVYFNNSKINNGQDVQDKTSHSKESNIKNSTSTYLQEATNNGSSEFVNINKTTMALAKIIPIINGLVPDNPTSKDISADWLQYLISNNELKILGANVYEAFSCLQN from the coding sequence ATGTTTTCAAGCATTTGGAGATTTTTAAAACGTCATAAGCGTAAGTTTGTAGCTGGAAGTATCATTATTAGTAGTGTCATTTTTTTGACACGTTATACGCAGCGCAAGCTTCGAGAATGGCAAGATAATGAGATAAGAATGTTAAtggaaaaaacaaagaaacgaCAATATTATGAAAGCATAGAGAAAACATGCAATCAAATGATATTATCTCTTGCAGCAAACTTAAGAAACTctgtgataaaagaaaatgatacagAGACTATTATAAATCAGCTTAGAGATGGTACTGCTAATAAAATAGCATCTtggaatcaattaaaaatattagcattTACACGATCGgccataataatttattcttacacAATGCTAGTTACGCTTCTTCGAATTCAGGTTACTTTGATTAGTggacatatgtataaaaatgcacaGAATGTGAACAATGGGATTATTGGGAATGAAGTACAAGCAAAGTACATGGCACTTTCTAGttactttatatatgaaagtgttaagaatttgaataatcttataaaaagtaaagttGTTGAAGTTACAGCTTCATTGTCTCTGACAGAACAATTAACATTGAGAGATTTGGAACATATTTATTGGGCGCTTGCATCTTCTATTTCTGCTGATAGCTCAAAAGACcctgtcaaaaattttacatattatatattgcaaaaaaacaCTGAAAATAATGACACATCTatctatacaaaattaatcgatCAGATGCTAGATGTATCAGAGAGCGAAGAAGTACAAGacttaatgcaaaaaaatgtcaGAAGtggatttgttttattaatggaCCATGTATCTGtgtatttcaataattctaaaatcaaTAATGGACAAGATGTTCAAGATAAAACATCACATTCAAAAGAATCAAACATCAAAAATTCAACTTCAACATACTTACAAGAAGCTACGAATAATGGGTCAAgtgaatttgtaaatattaacaaaactaCTATGGCTTTGGCCAAAATTATTCCTATTATAAATGGTCTAGTTCCAGATAATCCAACTTCAAAAGATATATCAGCAGATTGGCTTCAATATCTGATATCAAATAATGAACTTAAAATTCTTGGAGCTAATGTTTACGAAGCATTTAGTTGTTTACAGAATTAA
- the LOC126853078 gene encoding mitochondrial import inner membrane translocase subunit Tim8 A-like, protein MNFTENSDKQVIIDDRLQHFIETETKKQQFQGLVHELTGICWETCMDKPSPRLEPKVHKCLVNCVERFIDTTNYITNRIERIATNLQPESDSIE, encoded by the exons ATGAATTTTACGGAAAATTCGGATAAACAGGTTATCATAGATGATCGACTACAGCATTTTATTGAGACTGAGACGAAGAAGCAACAATTTCAA ggGTTGGTACATGAACTAACAGGTATCTGCTGGGAGACTTGTATGGATAAACCATCACCACGTCTAGAACCTAAAGTCCATAAGTGTCTTGTGAATTGTGTAGAAAGATTCATTGATACTACTAATTATATCACAAATAGAATAGAACGTATAGCAACAAATTTACAACCCGAATCAGATAGTATAGAATGA